The DNA region CGCCTCCGGCCTCGTGGCGCACTACGCGGGCAGCATGGACGAGCTCGTCGTGCACACGTTCCGCGAGCTGGTGGCATCCGAGCTCGACGAGGTGCGGGTCGAGGTCGCCCTCGAAGACGACCCCGCAGCGCGGCTCGCGCGCATGATCACGACTGTGCTCGGCAGCGACCACGACGACATCACCCTGGTGTGGGTGGACGCCTGGTCGCTGGGGCGGGGGAGCGCTGCGCTCGCCGTCGCCATCGAGGAGCAGATGGCGGCCTGGCAGGCGTTCATCGCGGGCATCATCCTCGACGGGCGCGCGGACGGTTCCTTCCGCACCGACGACGCGCAGGCCGTCGCCTGGCAGATCCTCGCGATGATCGACGGCATCTCCGCGCACGCCCTGACCCGGGGCACGGATGCCGCGCCGTTCGCCGTCCGGCTCGCGCAGGCCTGCGAGACGCTCGTCGGCGCACAGCCGGGGTCGATCGCAGGTCTGGCGGGCTGAGCGGGCGCGCGGGGGCCGGTGGCGGCCGGACCGGCGCTGCAGTTCCGGTGCGCC from Microbacterium soli includes:
- a CDS encoding TetR/AcrR family transcriptional regulator, whose protein sequence is MSTPRTRTRTRKSPQQRSGEIRDAALAIAREDGLSALTLRSVAARAGVASGLVAHYAGSMDELVVHTFRELVASELDEVRVEVALEDDPAARLARMITTVLGSDHDDITLVWVDAWSLGRGSAALAVAIEEQMAAWQAFIAGIILDGRADGSFRTDDAQAVAWQILAMIDGISAHALTRGTDAAPFAVRLAQACETLVGAQPGSIAGLAG